In Syngnathoides biaculeatus isolate LvHL_M chromosome 5, ASM1980259v1, whole genome shotgun sequence, the following are encoded in one genomic region:
- the LOC133501401 gene encoding nuclear inhibitor of protein phosphatase 1-like encodes MATKTSTEGPPFDCPSWGGKPPVGLHLDVMKGDKLIEKLIIDEKKFYLFGRNPDWCDFTIDHQSCSRVHAALVYHKHLKRLFLIDLNSTHGTFLGHIRLEPHKPQQVPIDSTLSFGASTRTYTIREKPQTQGGTGTGEIKIGDEDELKGLLGLPEEETELENLTEFNTAHNKRISTLTIEEGNLDIQRPKRKRRNSRVTFNDEDSIINPEDIDPSVGRFRNMVQTAVVPIKKRRSEGNNTLGLDDFVSKRTHGYSMSGGLYGDLPPTSHENQPTGAPAGASMQGGLPLPFPNPAPEVDLAPEAPRRPVTLNPTPVTVPYLPETHNEPRKKKYAKEAWPGKKPTPSLLI; translated from the exons ATGGCGACTAAAACTAGCACGGAGGGCCCTCCTTTTGATTGTCCATCATG GGGAGGCAAGCCGCCAGTCGGGCTCCACCTCGATGTGATGAAGGGAGACAAACTGATCGAG aaATTGATCATAGACGAAAAGAAGTTCTACTTGTTCGGGAGAAATCCGGACTGGTGCGACTTCACCATTGACCATCAGTCGTGCTCGCGCGTCCACGCCGCTCTGGTCTACCACAAACACCTGAAGAGGCTCTTTCTCATCGACCTCAACAGCA CGCATGGTACTTTCCTGGGGCACATCCGCCTGGAGCCACACAAGCCTCAGCAGGTTCCCATCGACTCCACTCTGTCTTTCGGGGCGTCCACACGCACTTACACCATCCGAGAGAAGCCCCAAACCCAGGGAGGCACGGGCACCGGGGAAATTAAGATCGGCGACGAAGATGAGCTCAAAGGGCTACTTGGGCTGCCTGAGGAGGAGACGGAGCTGGAG AACCTGACTGAGTTCAACACGGCTCACAACAAACGCATCTCCACGCTCACCATCGAGGAGGGGAACTTGGACATCCAGAGGCctaagaggaagaggagaaacTCCCGGGTTACCTTCAATGACGAGGACTCCATCATCAATCCAG AGGATATCGACCCTTCGGTGGGACGCTTTAGGAACATGGTCCAGACGGCGGTCGTCCCCATTAAG AAACGGCGCTCCGAGGGCAACAACACGTTGGGTCTGGACGACTTCGTCTCCAAGCGTACGCACGGTTACTCCATGAGCGGCGGTCTCTACGGCGACCTGCCCCCCACCAGTCACGAGAACCAGCCCACGGGCGCCCCGGCCGGCGCCTCCATGCAGGGCGGCCTCCCGTTGCCCTTCCCCAACCCGGCGCCGGAGGTGGACCTGGCCCCCGAGGCTCCCCGGCGCCCCGTCACGCTCAACCCCACCCCGGTCACTGTGCCCTACCTCCCAGAGACCCACAACGAGCCGCGCAAAAAGAAGTACGCCAAAGAAGCGTGGCCGGGCAAGAAGCCCACCCCGTCACTACTCATCTGA